The following proteins come from a genomic window of Tepidiforma thermophila:
- a CDS encoding YciI family protein, protein MFHVLFYDYVPDILERREPHRPTHLALAREYHEAGRLRLAGAVGEPVHGAMLVFTDPESAAEFVLRDPYVLNGLVTAHRIEPWHVVIGL, encoded by the coding sequence ATGTTCCACGTCCTCTTCTATGACTACGTCCCCGATATCCTCGAGCGGCGCGAGCCCCACCGCCCGACCCACCTCGCGCTCGCCCGCGAGTACCACGAGGCCGGCCGCCTCCGCCTCGCCGGCGCCGTTGGTGAGCCGGTCCACGGGGCCATGCTCGTCTTCACCGACCCCGAGTCCGCCGCCGAGTTCGTCCTGCGCGACCCTTACGTCCTGAACGGTCTCGTCACCGCCCACCGCATCGAACCCTGGCACGTCGTCATCGGCCTTTGA
- a CDS encoding pyridoxamine 5'-phosphate oxidase family protein — translation MAKLPGEPTMSADAGSTPTSRPAWWSRQYIEPFTLDDDELWRIVRESTRAAVAWVTKSCEPVVAQMSCCWYDGHIWITSTPNRDKYRALRRNPAISLSIFDPNDWFKQVTIRGRVTFFDDRDSVRRFIHELITAGGRRTVPPDVYQREFERFDSPERAVMRVDIERIRSYDGRKMWKTEVEGLDPWSADA, via the coding sequence ATGGCCAAACTGCCAGGGGAGCCGACCATGTCCGCCGATGCCGGGTCCACCCCAACCTCCCGCCCCGCCTGGTGGAGCCGCCAGTACATCGAACCGTTCACCCTCGACGACGACGAACTCTGGCGCATCGTCCGCGAATCCACCCGCGCCGCCGTCGCCTGGGTCACCAAATCCTGCGAACCCGTCGTCGCCCAGATGTCCTGCTGCTGGTACGACGGCCACATCTGGATCACCTCCACCCCCAACCGCGACAAATACCGCGCGCTGCGCCGCAACCCCGCCATCTCCCTCTCCATCTTCGACCCCAACGACTGGTTCAAGCAGGTCACCATCCGCGGCCGCGTCACCTTTTTCGACGACCGCGACTCCGTCCGCCGCTTCATCCACGAACTGATCACCGCCGGGGGCCGCCGCACCGTCCCGCCCGATGTCTACCAGCGCGAATTCGAACGCTTCGATAGCCCCGAGCGCGCCGTCATGCGTGTCGATATCGAACGGATCCGCAGCTACGACGGCCGAAAGATGTGGAAAACCGAAGTCGAAGGGCTCGACCCCTGGAGCGCTGACGCGTAG
- a CDS encoding ABC transporter permease, with amino-acid sequence MAVFVIRRLLASIPLLVLATLLVFVTLELVPGDPAELLAGEDATPQRVAEIRQELGLDRPLLVRYGDWLAGLLRGDLGTSLSRGMPVRELIRGALGPTVELAAAAAAAGITVGIGLGTLQAAAGGRLDGWVSAAVSLALSVPGFVVATVLLWVFAIELGWLPASGRVPVLSDPIGGLRTLVLPAGTLALSMGAVLARFTRGSVAAVLQQEYIRAARARGLPEPRILVRHCLRPALVPVLTVAALQVGNLLTGALVIEQVFTRPGIGYLAVTAVRQRDIPLVQGVVVVFAAAYVLVNLAADLAAALADPRLRQ; translated from the coding sequence ATGGCGGTTTTCGTCATCCGGCGGCTGCTGGCGAGCATTCCGCTGCTGGTGCTGGCGACGCTGCTGGTCTTCGTAACGCTGGAGCTGGTGCCCGGCGATCCGGCCGAGCTGCTGGCCGGCGAGGATGCGACTCCCCAGCGGGTGGCGGAGATCCGGCAAGAGCTGGGGCTCGACCGGCCGCTCCTGGTGCGGTACGGCGATTGGCTCGCGGGGCTGCTCCGGGGCGACCTGGGGACGTCGCTCTCGCGGGGGATGCCGGTGCGGGAGCTAATCCGCGGGGCGCTCGGGCCGACCGTAGAGCTGGCAGCGGCTGCAGCTGCCGCGGGGATCACGGTCGGGATCGGGCTCGGGACGCTCCAGGCCGCAGCGGGCGGGCGGCTGGACGGCTGGGTTTCGGCGGCGGTGTCGCTGGCGCTTTCGGTGCCCGGTTTTGTGGTGGCGACGGTGCTGCTCTGGGTTTTTGCGATTGAGCTGGGGTGGTTGCCGGCTTCGGGCCGGGTGCCGGTGCTGAGCGACCCGATCGGCGGGCTGCGGACGCTGGTGCTCCCTGCAGGGACCCTGGCGCTTTCGATGGGCGCGGTACTGGCCCGGTTCACGCGCGGGAGCGTTGCGGCCGTGCTCCAGCAGGAGTACATCCGGGCGGCGCGGGCGCGGGGGCTGCCGGAGCCGAGGATCCTGGTGCGGCACTGCCTGCGGCCGGCGCTGGTGCCCGTCCTGACGGTGGCGGCGCTGCAGGTGGGGAATCTGCTGACCGGGGCGCTGGTCATCGAGCAGGTGTTCACCCGGCCGGGGATCGGCTACCTCGCGGTGACCGCCGTGCGCCAGCGGGATATCCCACTCGTGCAGGGGGTGGTTGTTGTGTTTGCTGCGGCGTATGTCCTCGTGAACCTGGCGGCCGACCTGGCGGCGGCGCTCGCCGACCCGAGGCTGCGGCAGTGA
- a CDS encoding ABC transporter permease encodes MSGRAARALRRDRRVLAAGVLLVMLAGATALAAVLLPDPVAQTADGRLLGPGWTHPFGTDELRRDVAARTFAGLRSSLVTILLAVVPGAIAGTALGLAAGVLGRLVDGLLMRVIDAWLAFPGLLIALAVLAITGPGRWGVGVTLFLFVIPSFARLARAQARSEMTREYVLAAQALGASRLRIGLNHVARNAWDPLLTHLALMLAVALFIESALSFLGLGVQAPAPSLGGMINASRQYLRESPVYLLGPAAALSCIVLSLNLLVDALQDAFSGRGSAGLKGR; translated from the coding sequence GTGAGCGGGCGAGCAGCGAGAGCGCTGCGCCGCGATCGGCGGGTGCTGGCAGCGGGAGTTCTTTTGGTGATGCTCGCGGGGGCGACGGCGCTGGCGGCGGTTCTGCTGCCGGACCCGGTGGCGCAGACAGCAGACGGCCGGCTGCTGGGTCCGGGGTGGACGCACCCGTTCGGCACGGACGAACTGCGGCGCGATGTGGCCGCGCGGACGTTCGCGGGGTTGCGGTCGTCGCTGGTGACGATCCTGCTCGCTGTCGTCCCGGGGGCGATCGCCGGCACGGCGCTGGGCCTGGCGGCGGGGGTGCTCGGGCGGCTGGTTGACGGGCTGCTGATGCGGGTCATCGATGCGTGGCTGGCGTTCCCGGGGCTGCTCATCGCGCTGGCAGTGCTGGCGATCACCGGGCCGGGCCGCTGGGGCGTGGGCGTGACACTCTTTCTCTTCGTCATCCCGTCGTTCGCGCGGCTCGCGCGGGCCCAGGCGCGGTCGGAGATGACGCGGGAGTACGTGCTGGCGGCGCAGGCACTGGGGGCGAGCCGGCTGAGGATTGGGCTGAACCACGTGGCGCGGAACGCGTGGGACCCGCTCCTGACGCACCTCGCACTGATGCTGGCGGTGGCGCTCTTCATCGAGTCGGCGCTCAGCTTTCTCGGGCTGGGGGTGCAGGCGCCGGCGCCGTCTCTCGGTGGCATGATCAATGCGTCGCGCCAGTACCTGCGCGAGAGCCCGGTGTACCTGCTCGGCCCGGCAGCGGCGCTGAGCTGCATTGTCCTGAGCCTGAACCTGCTGGTCGATGCCCTGCAGGATGCGTTCAGCGGGCGCGGGAGTGCGGGCCTCAAAGGCCGATGA